GCCTGGCTGTTGAGCCGCGACGAGCGCTGGACCCGGGCCCTCTTCGGGCAGTGGCACGCCTGGCTCGCGGCGAATCCCTGCGGCCGCGGCATCAACTGGACCAGCTCGCTCGAACTGGGTGTACGGCTCATTTCCTGGAGCTGGGCGTTGGAACTGGTGAAATCCGCCTCCGCCTGCACGGCCGGCTTTTACGAAAAACTCCTCATCTCGGTCCATCAGCACGCCGAGCACATCCGCCACCACCTCTCGCGCGGCTCCTCGGCCAACAACCATCTGCTCGGCGAGTGTGCGGGCCTGATCTGTGCCGCTCATTTTTTCCCTGAGCTGAACCATGCCCGGGCTTGGCTGGAGCAGGGATTGACCCTTTTCTGGCCGGAATTCCTCCGCCAGGTGCATGACGATGGCGTGATCAAGGAACAGAGCACCGGTTATCAGCGTTACCTTTATGAGTATGGCACGCTGGCGATCCGAGCAGCCGATGCGGCGGGCCGGCCGGTTCCTGCAGCGCTCCCGGAACGGCTGGAACGGATGGCCGAGTTCGTCGCGGCCCTGATAGATGGTGCCGGGCAGGTGCCGCCGATCGGCGATGGCGACGATGGCCAAGCGCTTCTGCTTGATCCGCGTCACCGGGATGCGGAGGGAATGAAGCCGACGCCCTGGCAGGACCTCCTCGGAGAGGCCGCCCTGCGCTTTGGACGGCCGGATTTTGCCGCCCGGTCGGCCGGTTTTTCGCCTGCTCTCTTCTGGCAATACGGCGCGGCGGCAGCCGGGTGCTTTCCGGAAGCGGCGGGCCCCCACCCGGAAGCGCTGCGCCTGTTCCCGGAGGGGGGGTATGCCGTATGGCAGCAGCGCGGCGGCGGCCTGACGCAGCGGGCGATTCTGGATGCCGGCCCTCTGGGACTTGATGCGATGGCGGCGCACGGTCATGCGGATGCCCTGAATTTCCTTCTCACCGCGGGCGGCCGGCCCCTGCTCATCGACAGCGGCACTTTTATTTACCGAGGCGAGGCCTGCTGGCGCGACTATTTCCGGGGCACTGCGGCTCACAACACGGTGCGTATCGATGGCCGGGATCAATCGCAGCCGCTCGGACCCTTCCAATGGGGCCGCCAGGCGCGGGCCCGTTTTCTGCCCCCGGAAGTTTCAGGCGGGCCGGCCATCCGCGCTGAACACGACGGCTATCGGCGGCTTGGTGTCGTCCACCGCCGGTTGGTCGCTTGGGACGAGGGCGCCTGGCAGGTGGTGGATGACCTGCTGGGCTGCGGGACGCTGCGGGCGGAGTTGTTCTGGCATCTCGCGCCCTGCGGCTGGCACTGGTCCGATACGGACCAGCTTGAAGCCTGTTATCCGGACTGCCGCCTCCTGATCCGGATCGCCGGGCCGGATTCTGTCCGTCTTGAGGTGGTCGAGGGTGTAGAATCGCCTCCGCAGGGCTGGTTTTCACCCCGGTTCGGGCAGAAGAATGCCAATCCTGTGCTCTGTGTCAACACATATGAACCACTCCCTGTGCATATTATCACTACAATTCGAGTCCTGTGCGAAGACGCACAGGCTTGAGGGAAAATAGGAGCCCATGACATCCAGGATCCGTAATGGAATCGGCGCGGTCTTATCCGGTTCAGCCCTCGCCCTGCTGTATCTGAACTGTGCGGCCTGGTTTGACATGCCCGGCAAGCCGGCTGTGTGGATTGTGGCCCTGGGCGGCGCTGCCGGCTTGACGGGCGCTTTGCTGATGCGCCTCCTCGATGAACCTAGAGAAAGCGCGAAACCGACACCGGTGGAACCGGTCGTACCCGGTGTGCCGTGGCAGGTGAACCGGTTATTCCTCTTCAATACGCTCCATCATGCCGCAGCCTTGACGGTGGCCGATCCCGAGCGGGCACGGACGGTCATCGAAAAACTGGCTGAGTATCTCCGCCTCGTTCATGAGTTGAATCACCATCCGGATACCCTGCTCAACCTCGAGATCCGTTGCGCCGGGATGTTTCTCGCCCTCGAACGCATGCGCTTCGGCGATCGGCTGCGCGTAACCGAAGCGGTGGCGGACGATTGTCTCGAGTACGCTGTTCCCAGCTTGATGCTGCAGCCGCTCGCAGCCTGGGCAGTACGCAGCGGAGTGGAGCTTGACGACAGGCCGGTGGAGGTGACGCTTAAGGCATGGCAAACCGGCAGGGAGATCCTGCTCGAGGTCCGGCACGACGGCCGGGGCATCAGCGATCCGGCGCGGCGGCAGCGGCTGCTGGACGAACTCGGTTTTCGCGAACTGGAGCGGTCGCTGCAGCAGCGATTTGGCGCCGATACGGCGCTTGAAGTTATGGCGAGTGAACCGACTGGAGAATGCGCGCGCATCCGTTTGAAATGGGAGGATGCAGCCGGCTGAACGCCGCCGCTGTGGTCTTTCCTTTCCGCACTTGCCGCCGCAAGCCAGTACTACAGGGATGCAGCCGTGAATCGCTTCCGCAGCAGGCATCATGTGAATCAACAGCAAAGTAAACAAGTGATGAGAAAGCACCTATCCGTACTATTCCTCGCTCTCCTGGTCAGCGGAGGGTATTTCACAGCCGCTTCAGCCCCGCCGGAGCGACTTCGCCTGAGTCTGATCCCCCTTGCCAATCCTGCCGTAGAGCCGGCGGCGGTCGACCGTTTCAATCGAACCATGAATGCCGCTCTGGCCTGGTTGCCGCGCCAGACCGGGGTGGAACTGGTGCCGGCGGACACCCTGGCCGCTCTTCTCGATGGGGCGATCAAGCCCGATTTTCCGGAACTCTATGAGCCG
This window of the bacterium genome carries:
- a CDS encoding histidine kinase yields the protein MTSRIRNGIGAVLSGSALALLYLNCAAWFDMPGKPAVWIVALGGAAGLTGALLMRLLDEPRESAKPTPVEPVVPGVPWQVNRLFLFNTLHHAAALTVADPERARTVIEKLAEYLRLVHELNHHPDTLLNLEIRCAGMFLALERMRFGDRLRVTEAVADDCLEYAVPSLMLQPLAAWAVRSGVELDDRPVEVTLKAWQTGREILLEVRHDGRGISDPARRQRLLDELGFRELERSLQQRFGADTALEVMASEPTGECARIRLKWEDAAG
- a CDS encoding alginate lyase family protein, which produces MTLTELQRYAYRLRVMRPGEMASRLYRNLAAQGSRLRGGETGPDLAAILVESEYTPEGLLAAARQRRPLPLQTALPTDPGAWFAARWPDGYAALMTAAERAAAGHFSLLSADFTFDGPVDWHYDPLTRRSMPLKHWTAMPYWRPGFCPGVRQIWELNRHQHFVTLGQAWLLSRDERWTRALFGQWHAWLAANPCGRGINWTSSLELGVRLISWSWALELVKSASACTAGFYEKLLISVHQHAEHIRHHLSRGSSANNHLLGECAGLICAAHFFPELNHARAWLEQGLTLFWPEFLRQVHDDGVIKEQSTGYQRYLYEYGTLAIRAADAAGRPVPAALPERLERMAEFVAALIDGAGQVPPIGDGDDGQALLLDPRHRDAEGMKPTPWQDLLGEAALRFGRPDFAARSAGFSPALFWQYGAAAAGCFPEAAGPHPEALRLFPEGGYAVWQQRGGGLTQRAILDAGPLGLDAMAAHGHADALNFLLTAGGRPLLIDSGTFIYRGEACWRDYFRGTAAHNTVRIDGRDQSQPLGPFQWGRQARARFLPPEVSGGPAIRAEHDGYRRLGVVHRRLVAWDEGAWQVVDDLLGCGTLRAELFWHLAPCGWHWSDTDQLEACYPDCRLLIRIAGPDSVRLEVVEGVESPPQGWFSPRFGQKNANPVLCVNTYEPLPVHIITTIRVLCEDAQA